One genomic segment of Aythya fuligula isolate bAytFul2 chromosome 5, bAytFul2.pri, whole genome shotgun sequence includes these proteins:
- the LOC116489511 gene encoding olfactory receptor 1052-like, which yields MAEGNSSVVTQFILLGLTSEPKLQTPLFIVFSVIYLITLMGNLGLITLITTTPQLHTPMYFFLCNLSVVDLCYSSVFCPRLLIVFLVENKTISYSACFTQHFFFLVFVTTEVFLLAVMAYDRCVAICNPLLYAVSMPKRVCVQLVAGSYLGGILNSLTQTCCLLPLPFCGPNVINHYFCDTNPLLKLTCADDHLNELLLVTFNGTISMSVLFIILISYAYILVCILRISSARGRHKAFSTCASHLLTVTLFYVPAGLSHMQTASKYSLQMEKVTAVFYTMVVPMLNPMIYSLRNKEVKDVLRRATAKNIFASCPLTKLTPIS from the coding sequence ATGGCTGAAGGCAATAGCTCCGTGGTGACCCAGTTCATCCTCCTAGGACTGACAAGTGAGCCCAAGCTGCAGACTCCTCTCTTCATAGTCTTCTCAGTGATTTATCTCATCACCCTGATGGGCAATCTTGGGCTCATCACTCTGATCACGACAACCCCCCAGCTGCACActcccatgtacttcttcctctgcaATTTGTCTGTTGTTGATCTTTGCTACTCCTCTGTCTTTTGTCCCAGGCTGCTTATTGTCTTCCTggttgaaaataaaaccatttcttACTCTGCCTGCTTCAcccagcatttcttttttcttgtgttcgTGACCACAGAGGTGTTCTTGCTGGCTGTGATGGCATACGACCGCTGCGTAGCTATTTGCAACCCCCTGCTCTACGCTGTTTCCATGCCCAAGAGAGTCTGTGTGCAGCTGGTGGCTGGGTCGTACCTGGGAGGGATTTTGAACTCCCTAACCCAAACGTGCTGCTTGTTGCCCTTGCCGTTCTGTGGGCCCAATGTCATCAACCATTACTTCTGTGACACCAACCCTCTGCTGAAACTCACCTGTGCTGATGACCACCTCAATGAGCTTTTGCTTGTAACCTTCAATGGGACCATTTCCATGTCCGTGCTCTTCATCATCCTCATCTCATACGCATACATCCTCGTCTGCATCCTGAGGATCAGCTCTGCCAGAGGCAGGCACAAAGCCTTCTCCACCTGCGCCTCCCACCTGCTGACCGTCACCTTGTTCTACGTGCCCGCTGGACTCAGCCACATGCAGACGGCTTCCAAATACTCGCTGCAAATGGAGAAAGTCACCGCAGTGTTTTACACCATGGTTGTCCCTATGCTTAACCCCATGATCTACAGCTTGAGGAACAAAGAGGTCAAGGATGTGCTCAGAAGAGCCAcggcaaaaaacatttttgcgAGCTGCCCACTGACCAAGTTGACCCCGATCAGCTGA
- the LOC116489510 gene encoding olfactory receptor 8I2-like, with product MDGENFTALSGFILLGFSGVPELQMPMFIIFLSLYALLVMGNLLLMLLINTDPQLYAPMYFFLTHLSFMDFCLSSAVIPKALETFLFGTSNISFVGCFAQMHVFLMLVICECFLLGVMVYDRYAAVCQPLHYTALMSWARCYRMTMLVYAAGFLTSLVHTVMAGRLAFCRARSIDHFFCELPALLHLSCSSTRPNHILQVCSAELNILGSILVILASYTCILYTVLRMPSAGTRMKLFSTCTSHLAAITIFYVPGLVTYMLPSKARPQGEEKLVSVFYTAVTPLLNPLVYSLRNREVKGALRRLWGQRLFPHVH from the coding sequence atggatGGTGAAAACTTCACAGCTTTGTCTGGCTTCATCCTCTTGGGATTCTCTGGTGTTCCAGAGCTACAAATGCCCATGttcattattttcttatcaTTGTATGCACTATTGGTGATGGGGAAcctgctgctgatgctgctgATTAACACTGACCCCCAGCTGTACGCACCCATGTATTTCTTCCTGACGCACTTGTCCTTCATGGActtctgcctttcctctgcTGTCATCCCCAAAGCCCTGGAGACCTTCCTGTTTGGGACAAGCAACATCTCTTTTGTGGGCTGCTTTGCCCAGATGCATGTTTTCCTCATGCTCGTCATCTGCGAGTGCTTTCTCCTGGGGGTGATGGTTTACGACCGGTATGCAGCCGTGTGCCAGCCACTGCACTACACTGCCCTCATGTCCTGGGCACGTTGCTACAGGATGACCATGCTGGTGTATGCTGCAGGCTTCCTAACCTCGCTGGTACACACGGTGATGGCGGGGAGGTTGGCTTTCTGCCGGGCGAGGAGCATCGACCACTTCTTCTGCgagctgcctgccctcctgcacctctcctgctccagcacccgCCCCAACCACATCCTGCAGGTCTGCAGTGCTGAGCTCAACATCTTGGGCTCCATCCTGGTGATCCTGGCATCCTACACCTGCATCCTCTACACAGTCCTGCGGATGCCTTCTGCAGGGACGCGAATGAAGTTGTTCTCCACCTGCACCTCCCACCTGGCTGCCATCACCATCTTCTACGTGCCAGGGCTGGTCACCTACATGCTGCCCAGCAAAGCTAGACCACAGGGCGAAGAGAAACTGGTTTCTGTCTTCTACACTGCAGTGACCCCCTTGCTCAACCCCCTGGTCTACAGCCTGAGGAACAGGGAGGTGAAGGGGGCTCTGAGGAGGCTGTGGGGCCAAAGGCTGTTCCCACATGTGCACTGA
- the FEN1 gene encoding flap endonuclease 1, translated as MGIHGLAKLIADVAPGAIRENDIKAYFGRKVAIDASMSIYQFLIAVRQGAEVLQNEEGETTSHLMGMFYRTIRMVENGIKPVYVFDGKPPQLKSGELAKRTERRAEAEKHLQEAQQAGEETNIEKFSKRLVKVTQQHTDECKKLLMLMGIPYVEAPGEAEASCATLVKAGKVYAAATEDMDCLTFGSPVLMRHLTASEAKKLPIQEFHLNRILQDLDLTWEQFVDLCILLGCDYCESIRGIGPKRAVELIRQHKTIEAIVQHIDTKKYPLPENWLHKEAQKLFLEPDVVNPDDVELKWTEPNEEELVQFMCVEKQFNEERVRNGVKRLSKSRQGSTQGRLDDFFKVTGSITSAKRKEPESKGSAKKKAKTNSAAAKFKKGK; from the coding sequence CGTACTTCGGGCGCAAGGTGGCCATCGACGCCTCCATGAGCATCTACCAGTTCCTGATCGCCGTGCGGCAGGGCGCCGAGGTGCTGCAGAACGAGGAGGGCGAGACCACCAGCCACCTGATGGGCATGTTCTACCGCACCATCCGCATGGTGGAGAACGGCATCAAGCCCGTGTACGTCTTCGACGGCAAGCCGCCCCAGCTGAAGTCGGGGGAGCTGGCCAAGAGAACCGAGCGCCGGGCCGAGGCCGAGAAGCACCTGCAGGAGGCCCAGCAGGCCGGAGAGGAGACCAACATCGAGAAGTTCAGCAAGAGGCTGGTCAAGGTGACCCAGCAGCACACCGATGAGTGCAAGAAGCTGCTGATGCTGATGGGCATCCCCTACGTGGAGGCGCCGGGGGAGGCGGAAGCCAGCTGCGCCACCCTGGTGAAGGCGGGGAAGGTCTATGCGGCCGCCACGGAAGATATGGATTGCCTGACCTTCGGCAGTCCCGTGCTGATGCGGCATCTTACCGCCAGCGAGGCTAAGAAGCTGCCCATCCAGGAGTTCCACCTGAACCGTATCCTGCAGGACCTCGATCTGACCTGGGAACAGTTTGTGGATCTGTGCATCCTCCTGGGATGCGACTACTGCGAGAGCATCCGCGGCATCGGGCCCAAGCGGGCCGTTGAGCTCATCAGGCAGCACAAAACCATTGAGGCGATCGTTCAGCACATAGACACCAAGAAGTACCCTCTGCCCGAGAACTGGTTGCACAAAGAGGCCCAGAAGCTCTTCCTAGAGCCGGACGTGGTCAACCCTGACGATGTTGAGCTGAAGTGGACGGAGCCAAACGAAGAGGAGCTCGTCCAGTTCATGTGCGTGGAGAAGCAGTTCAACGAGGAGCGCGTCCGCAACGGCGTCAAAAGGCTGAGCAAAAGCCGTCAGGGCAGCACGCAGGGCCGGCTGGATGACTTCTTCAAGGTGACGGGCTCCATCACATCAGCCAAGCGCAAGGAGCCCGAGTCCAAGGGGTCGGCAAAGAAGAAAGCCAAGACCAACAGTGCCGCAGCCAAGTTCAAAAAGGGGAAATAA
- the LOC116489509 gene encoding olfactory receptor 1020-like: protein MVEDNSTFAPEFFLLGLTSQEDLQVICFVLFLAIYVVSLVGNLGVITLIRIDSCLHTPMYFFLSHLSLLDACYSSTIIPQALLNFLVKRKAISFMRCAAQLFSFATCATAECYVLAAMAYDRYVAICNPLLYPVIMSRQLCIGMLVGAYLAGVLSSAIHTVSIFHLPFCHSRRINHFFCDGPPLLALSCSDAWLSGMVVSAVVGFNVLSTTVFILVSYWLVLSAVLQIHSAAGRHRAFSTCASHLISVTLYYGSSLFMYLRPSSTATLDHDKVVSVLYAVVVPMLNPLIYSLRNAEMKKAIRKAQGRLLSLLPIRGLIRAS, encoded by the coding sequence ATGGTTGAAGATAATTCTACATTTGCACCTGAGTTCTTTCTCCTGGGCTTAACAAGCCAAGAAGACCTGCAGGTGATATGCTTTGTCTTATTCCTTGCCATCTATGTGGTCAGCCTAGTGGGAAATCTGGGGGTGATCACATTAATAAGAATTGATTCTTGCCTGCACACacccatgtacttcttccttaGCCACTTATCTCTCCTGGATGCCTGCTACTCTTCCACCATCATCCCTCAGGCCTTGCTGAACTTTTTGGTGAAGAGGAAGGCCATCTCCTTCATGAGATGTGCTGCTCAACTCTTCTCCTTCGCCACCTGTGCCACTGCTGAGTGCTATGTGCTGGCTGCCATGGCTTACGACCGCTACGTGGCGATTTGCAACCCGCTGCTGTACCCTGTGATCATGTCCCGGCAGCTCTGCATCGGGATGTTGGTGGGTGCCTACCTGGCTGGAGTGCTCAGCTCAGCCATCCACACGGTTTCCATATTCCATCTCCCATTCTGCCATTCCAGGAGGATCAACCACTTCTTCTGTGATGGCCCCCCACTGCTAGCCCTCTCCTGCTCTGATGCCTGGCTCAGCGGGATGGTGGTTTCTGCTGTGGTGGGCTTCAATGTGCTAAGCACCACGGTCTTCATCCTGGTCTCCTACTGGCTTGTCCTGTCCGCAGTCCTGCAGATCCACTCCGCAGCCGGGCGGCACAGAGCTTTCTCCACCTGTGCCTCTCACTTGATCTCCGTCACTTTGTACTACGGCAGCTCCCTCTTCATGTACCTGCGCCCCAGCTCCACAGCCACCTTGGATCATGACAAAGTGGTCTCTGTGCTGTATGCGGTTGTAGTCCCCATGCTGAACCCTCTGATCTACAGcctgagaaatgcagaaatgaagaaagccATTAGGAAAGCACAAGGTAGATTGCTGTCCTTGCTGCCCATCAGAGGTCTCATCAGGGCCAGCTGA